A single window of Venturia canescens isolate UGA chromosome 3, ASM1945775v1, whole genome shotgun sequence DNA harbors:
- the LOC122407673 gene encoding secretory phospholipase A2 receptor-like — MHVSFCIQSIALSNMFNIFIAFVLLGIKIHVVSCKPAGNDLIDKSVSCLPLMPALESNDTKTQNMHMGGDNHFHAAHQTFYLIGHSVCKNSMELNSPEGSCACGEGRSMRPHVVSLKLHLQTVTWNQARKICIEEGGHLAIIRTDEEEKIVLQMMTDKSVDTAWLGLHDVFENGVWISIFDEPVDHIGWSKWSTRFSPNPSSDHCATILRTDGAMTDHDCASRIPFVCKASIT; from the exons ATGCACGTTTCGTTTTGCATTCAAAGTATTGCCTTATCGAAcatgttcaatatttttattgcctTTGTACTTTTGGGGATAAAAATTCACGTCGTTTCGTGCAAACCCGCAGGGAATGATTTGATTGATAAATCCGTGTCGTGTTTACCGTTGATGCCAGCATTGGAAAGCAATGATACCAAAACGCAGA ACATGCATATGGGTGGTGACAATCACTTCCACGCTGCGCATCAGACATTCTATTTGATCGGACATTCGGTGTGTAAGAACTCGATGGAGTTAAACAGTCCGGAAGGATCCTGTGCCTGTGGAGAGGGGCGATCTATGCGGCCGCACGTTGTGTCGTTAAAACTTCATCTTCAGACGGTAACGTGGAATCAGGCAAGAAAAATTTGCATCGAGGAAGGAG GACACCTGGCGATAATCAGAACGGACGAAGAGGAGAAAATAGTACTGCAGATGATGACCGATAAATCGGTCGATACTGCGTGGCTAGGACTGCACGATGTATTTGAAAATGGCGTTTGGATTTCCATCTTCGATGAGCCTGTCGACCATATCGGTTGGTCCAAGTGGTCCACCAGATTTTCTCCCAACCCATCGTCTGACCATTGCGCAACCATCTTGAGAACTGATGGTGCCATGACCGATCATGATTGTGCATCGAGAATCCCCTTCGTCTGCAAAGCTTCAATTACGTAG